The sequence below is a genomic window from Candidatus Binatia bacterium.
CCGGAGTGACCTCGGAGAGCTTGATGGGCGCCGCGTTACGCGCAGCCCCGATAGCCAGAGAGGTTCGACTGCTTCCCGCGGCCTTGGTCGGAGGTAGAATGGTCTCCTCGACCACGCTTTCCCATGCCCCGCAATCCTTGCATCGGCCCACCCATTTGGGGTGCTGGCAGCCGCATTGCTGACATACAAAGCTGGATCGTGTTTTCGCCACTAGGGGTCTTCCAACCATATCTGCGCGAGAAGTACAGCTGATCCGGGTGCGGAAGGCGCTATTTGCCGTGACCTGACTCGAGACCTGCGCTACTTTGTTGGCACATGGATCTCTACAGCACCGCCAAACACATCGCCGATCCCTATCTGATTGATGAATCCCTCGATCTGAATCATCTTCCGATCGGGGCGCACGGCGTTATCGGGGACGGATACTCAGCGGCTCTGGTGCGGGTGGACGGGGCGATTGACTGGCTTTGCTGGCCTCGTTTTGACAGCCCCAGCCTGTTCTCGGCTCTGCTGGACCCGGAGCGTGGCGGGTATACAGCGATTACCCCCATAAAGCGGCCGTTCGAGAGCCTGCAGCGGTATGACCCCGACACGAATGTGCTGGAGACCCTGTTCAAGGTCCCCGGCCGCGGCGTGGCTCGATTGACGGATTTCATGCCATGGACAGATGATCCGCGCGCGTCGATCCATGAAGTGCATCGTCGGATCGAATGCCTGGAGGGGGAAGTCGAATTTTCGATCGTTTTTGATCCGCGCTTTGACTATGCGCGTGTGGCCCCCCTGATCGAGATTGCCGAGCACGGGGTGGTGGCCGAGAGCCCCAGTGGCGAGCGCGTGATCGCGGTGGTCGGGCAGGGTCCGCATTGGCAGCATCGCCCAAACGGTGGGGTAGAGGCGAAGGTCAAACTGCGAGCGGGTCAGCGAATCTGGATGATCATCTCCTGGGACGCGGCTGATCCCGAGCCGCCCGCGGCTTACCGCCCCTTCGATCTGCTGAGAACCACGCGTCTGCGGTGGCGACAATGGTCCTCCCAGTTGCAATACGATGGCCCGTTTCGTCATAACGTCGTGCGATCTGCCCTGACCATGAAACTGCTGACCTATGCGCCAACCGGTGGCATGGTCGCCGCGCCGACGACCTCGCTTCCCGAGTGGATTGGAGGTCGTCGAAATTGGGACTACCGCTACGCCTGGATTCGCGATGCGGCACTGGCGGTTCGCTCGAATAATCTGGTGGGTTGTCGGACCGAGGCACGGGACTTCTTTCACTTCATTCGAGATACGATTTCGACCGATAATGGCCTCGAAGTGATGTATGCGATCGATGGGAAGCGGGTGCCCGAGGAGGAGGAAATTCACCATTTGCGCGGGTATCGCCAGTCGGGCCCGGTGCGGATCGGCAACGGGGCCCGCGAGCAACTACAGATCGATTCGGCGGGCGCGCTCGTGGATGCCGCTCATCTCTACGAACATTTTGGCGGGACGCTCACCGTGCGAGCCTGGCGAAAGTTGCGCCGAATCGTGGAGGAGATGCGCCAGATTTGGCGAGAGCCAGATCACGGAATCTGGGAGCCGCGGGATGGCAAGCGGCAGAATACTCACTCCAAGTTGATGAGCTGGCTGGCTCTGGATCGAGGGGCGGGTATCGCGCGTGCTTTTGGCGATATGCCGCTGCATAATGCATGGCTGGAAGAAGCGCGGCTGGTGCATGCCGATATCTGTGCCAATGCGCTCGACAGCACGGGTAAGCATTTTGTCGCGGTCTATGGCGAAGACCGTGCGGACGCGACCCTGCTCCTTCTGGCGGGGCATGGATTTCTCCCTGAAGACCATCCCTTGATTCGCTCCACAGTCGATTTTGTTCGCCGAGAGTTGGCCACCGGTCCTTACCTGCACCGCTACCGGGCGGACGATGGCGTCGGGGGGGAAGAAGGTGCCTTTGTCCTCTGCGGATTCTGGTTGGCCGAGACTCTGGCGCTGCAGGGGCAACTCGATGATGCGCTGGAGGTTTTCACAGCGCATATCGATGCATCCAATCATCTTGGTTTGTTGGCCGAGGAGATCAACCCGTCGAGTGGCGAGCTTCTGGGGAACTTTCCCCAGGCCTTCAGCCACCTCGGTCTGATCAACGCAGCGATGCGATTGGATCAGGCCCTGCGTTTTCGTGATGAGGGCCTGCACTCGGTGCCCCATTTGATCGGTGGGACGCCCCGGCGCATCGGTTAGGTCCCTGGTCTCGTTTCGCTCGTGGCGTTACGCTTGTGGCGCGGCGGCCGGGCTTGCGGAGTTCTTTATGCGGCGCGGAGTCGGTACCGAATCGGCAGGCGTTTGATGCCCCCGACGAGATTGGAGTGCAGTCGGGAGGGTTCGCCGGCCAACTCGATTTCTTCGATCCGCGGAAGGAGATGCTTGAAGATCATCTCGAGCTCGAGCCGCGCGATATGGGCGCCTGCGCAGAAATGTTCTCCCACGCCAAAAGCGAGATGGTTGTTGGGAAACCGATCGATGCGGAACTTGTAGGGGTCCGCGAACAGATCTTCCTGGCGGTTCGCCGAGGGGAAAAAGATCGCGATATGGTCGCCCTGTTTGAATTTGGTCCCCTGAAGTTCGGTGTCGCAGGACGCGGTTCGTGCGAAATGAATGATCGGACTGGTCCAGCGCAGGATCTCCTCGAGCATCGGCTTCATCAGGTTATCCGGATCGCTTTGGAAGAGATGGAGCTGGTCCGGATTGTCGATCAGAGCCATGAGTCCGCGGCTGGTGCCATTGCGGGTGGTTTCATTGCCGGCGACCATGATGATCTGACACCAGGCGAGAATCTGAATCAGCTCGAGAGGCTTGCCGTCGACTTCGGCATTGCAGAAGAGGCTGATCAGATCGTCCTTGGGATCCTTCTTTCGTTTTTCGACGAGTCCGGTGAAGTAGGTGAACATTTCGACGAGCGCGCGGGTGGCCACCACGCTGGCGTCCTCTTCCCCCGAGTACTCCGGATCGTTGCTGCCGAGTTGCTGGTTGGTCCAATCGAAGATCAATTCCCAATCCGATTCGGGAACCCCCAACATCCAGGCGATGACGGCGATGGGGACCGGGGCCGAAACCCTGTCGACAAAATCAACTTCCGTATCACCACCCTGTTCGAGAAGGTCATCGACGATTTTGCCGCAGATCCGTTCGATATCGGGGTGGAGTTTCCGGACATTCCGTGGCGTGAACTTTTTGGCAATCAGCATTCGATGCTGAGCGTGCATGGGAGGATCCATTTCGATCAGGGTCGGCGGTCGATCGAAATCGAGATCGGTGGACTCCTCCATATTCCCGATGATCAGTCGGGGTCCGTTTTGCCAGATTTCCGGGGTTTTCCCGACCTGAGCGATCGCCTCATGGCGTGTGACGGCGTGGAAAGGAATGTCCCAGTCGAGAAACGGGTGAACTGGGGATTGGGCTCGAAGGATGTCCCATTCCCGCCAGGGGTACCCCAAGTTGCCGTAGGCATCGTCGCTGATGATCCGCTCGGCGGTGATTTCGCTTAACTCGCTCATTTGGCAGGCTCCCTTGCCGCGACCGGTTGGATGGTTGCGGATCCAGAAGGATATAAACGAACGATCGTTTGGGCAAGCCCGAAACGGCTGGATCAGGGCAGTTTTTCGACCGATTGGCGGCGAAATTGACCTGACGCGTCAAGCAGCTGTCGCGACCGCGGGTCGGCTCGGGAATCCCCACACAACTTCGCCCATGCCGGCGTTGCCTTTGCTCCCCTTGAGGATCGCAATCCCGGTCGGGTGGAAGGCTGCCGGCTCGGGGATTCCGAGGCGCTGGCGCACTTCGTCGAGCGGCAGCGGCAGGAGTTCTTCGTAGCGGACCTGAGGCAGGGTTTTGGCCAGAGTGCGCCCGCGACGCCAGGCCTGGAACAAATAGCGTCCCCAGGTCGCGGTCTTGAGGTTGGGTTGGACAAAGACTGAGGCCATCGCGATGAAGGCCATGCCCGGGTTGGGGAATTGCGAGACTGAAAAGGCGAGGTTCGCGGCTTCGCCGGCCTCGTCCATGCCGTAGCCGCTCAGAACGTGCCAGAGGTCGTGCTGATCGCGCAGGCGCTGGCCGAAAAATTCTCGATTGGGATCGATTTCCAAATCGTCCGGGCGATCCAGGCGCTCTCGCGCAATCTCGCCGGCCTCCATCAATCCCGCTGGGGTGATTCCGCCGCGTTGCATGAAGTCCGCATAGACCTGCCCGAAGGATCCTTCGGGCAGCCGCTGAAGGGCCTCCCGATCGGACAACGTCGCAAAAAGGTCGGGTCGATCCCGAAGCAGCTGCTGGCCACCGGAGGATTTGTAGAAGCGCTGGTAGGCTTTCTCGAAACTGGGCCCCGCGAGAGCATTGATGATCTCGATGATATCATCGGTTCTCTCGGGGTTTTCGATCACGCGCCGGATCACTCGAAAGGCTAAAGGCCAGTCTCTCTTGGGAATTTCGTAACGGGGGGGATCGTTTTTCATTTTATCACCTGATGCTTCGTCTCTGTTTTCGGGTCTTGCCGACGGGAGAACCTCTGCCGCAAAGCGATGCTGCTTGCCTAGGATTCGCTGGCCGGGATCTGGAGCACGAGGGCTTCCCGATCATCCAACCAAAAGTTTACCCCCACAATCAGGGTGATCACACCCCCGAGGAGTCCGATCGGTGAAAGTCCGGTGGTGAACAGTCCTAAAAGCGTTGCCAATGTAATTGTCATATTCATAACCTCCGATGCTCTGACCAATGCAGTTCCTGTGCCAACGAGTTCGGCGCCCCTGAGGGTTGGTAAATAAGGGCTTTCGCGCGGGGATCCCAAGCGGTCTGCCTAATCCGTTGTGCAGAACTGTATGTTTCCATTGGCAGCCATGCGGTTGGTGAATCTTGCCGGATCCCATGCGGTTGTGGGGATTTTGGGGTAGATTATCCCATGACCTTGTCCCACGATCTCGGCACCGAGCTTGCCGCTCTCGAGGATCAGGACCTGCGACGAATCCGCCGGACGGTGGGCGGATTGCAAGGTCCGTCGATCGAGTTGCATGGCCGACGCGTCCTCTGTCTGGCTTCGAATAATTATCTGGGGTTGGCGGGCGATCCGCGCGTGGTTGCGGGCGGTGTCGCGGCACTCGAGGCGGGCGGCGCGGGTGCAGGAGCTTCGCCCTTGATCAGTGGCCATATGCAGGCGCATGAAGCCTTCGAGATCGCTCTGGCTGATTGGCAGGGAACCGAAGCGGCTTTGGTCTTTGGTTCGGGCTACCACGCCAATATCGGCGTGATCGGAGCTCTGGTCGGAGCGGGAGACGTCGTTTTCAGCGATGAATTGAATCACGCCAGCTTGATTGATGGTTGCCGGTTGTCCAAGGCGCGGCGCGTGATCTACCGGCACCGCGATCTGGCGGACCTCGAGAGCAAGCTGCGCGAATCCCCGGGGCGAAGGCGCCTCATCGTTACAGACTCGGTATTCAGCATGGACGGAGATCTCGCGCCCCTGGAAGGGCTGGTTTCCCTCGCCCGACAATATGATGCTGAAATCCTGCTCGATGAGGCTCACGCGGTGGGCGTCTTTGGTGACGAGGGTGGGGGGTATGCGGATGCTCTCGGCCTCGGAGCCGAGGTCGCGATACGGATGGGAACTTTGGGCAAAGCGTTTGGCAGCTACGGCGCCTTCGTCTCGGGTTCCCGCGAGTTGATCGATTTGTTGGTGAATCGCGCGCGAGCCTACGTGTTTTCAACGGGTCTACCGCCTGCGACCGTGGGTTCGGCGGCAGCGGCCCTCGAAATCATTCGCAGCGAACCTGAAATCCGCGAACGGCTCTGGCGCAATGCTCGCCGACTGCATGCCGGATTGGCCGAACGAGGGTGCGCGATGCAACCCTTCGAGAGCCCGATTCTCCCCGTGGTCATCGGTAGTTCCGCCGACGTTCTGCATGTGGCGCAGCAGTCTCTTGCCGAGGGCGTTTTCGCGCCGGCGATTCGTCCGCCGACGGTCGCCGAAGGTACGGCACGGCTTCGCGTGACACCGATTGCCACGCATACCGAGGCTGAAATGGATGCCGCGGCGCATATTTTGAACGCCGCCAGAGAGCGTCGATGAAGGGCATCTTTCTGGTGACGGGCACCGATACCGGGTGCGGA
It includes:
- the bioF gene encoding 8-amino-7-oxononanoate synthase, with the protein product MTLSHDLGTELAALEDQDLRRIRRTVGGLQGPSIELHGRRVLCLASNNYLGLAGDPRVVAGGVAALEAGGAGAGASPLISGHMQAHEAFEIALADWQGTEAALVFGSGYHANIGVIGALVGAGDVVFSDELNHASLIDGCRLSKARRVIYRHRDLADLESKLRESPGRRRLIVTDSVFSMDGDLAPLEGLVSLARQYDAEILLDEAHAVGVFGDEGGGYADALGLGAEVAIRMGTLGKAFGSYGAFVSGSRELIDLLVNRARAYVFSTGLPPATVGSAAAALEIIRSEPEIRERLWRNARRLHAGLAERGCAMQPFESPILPVVIGSSADVLHVAQQSLAEGVFAPAIRPPTVAEGTARLRVTPIATHTEAEMDAAAHILNAARERR
- a CDS encoding Coq4 family protein codes for the protein MKNDPPRYEIPKRDWPLAFRVIRRVIENPERTDDIIEIINALAGPSFEKAYQRFYKSSGGQQLLRDRPDLFATLSDREALQRLPEGSFGQVYADFMQRGGITPAGLMEAGEIARERLDRPDDLEIDPNREFFGQRLRDQHDLWHVLSGYGMDEAGEAANLAFSVSQFPNPGMAFIAMASVFVQPNLKTATWGRYLFQAWRRGRTLAKTLPQVRYEELLPLPLDEVRQRLGIPEPAAFHPTGIAILKGSKGNAGMGEVVWGFPSRPAVATAA
- a CDS encoding cytochrome P450, with translation MSELSEITAERIISDDAYGNLGYPWREWDILRAQSPVHPFLDWDIPFHAVTRHEAIAQVGKTPEIWQNGPRLIIGNMEESTDLDFDRPPTLIEMDPPMHAQHRMLIAKKFTPRNVRKLHPDIERICGKIVDDLLEQGGDTEVDFVDRVSAPVPIAVIAWMLGVPESDWELIFDWTNQQLGSNDPEYSGEEDASVVATRALVEMFTYFTGLVEKRKKDPKDDLISLFCNAEVDGKPLELIQILAWCQIIMVAGNETTRNGTSRGLMALIDNPDQLHLFQSDPDNLMKPMLEEILRWTSPIIHFARTASCDTELQGTKFKQGDHIAIFFPSANRQEDLFADPYKFRIDRFPNNHLAFGVGEHFCAGAHIARLELEMIFKHLLPRIEEIELAGEPSRLHSNLVGGIKRLPIRYRLRAA
- a CDS encoding glycoside hydrolase family 15 protein, which translates into the protein MDLYSTAKHIADPYLIDESLDLNHLPIGAHGVIGDGYSAALVRVDGAIDWLCWPRFDSPSLFSALLDPERGGYTAITPIKRPFESLQRYDPDTNVLETLFKVPGRGVARLTDFMPWTDDPRASIHEVHRRIECLEGEVEFSIVFDPRFDYARVAPLIEIAEHGVVAESPSGERVIAVVGQGPHWQHRPNGGVEAKVKLRAGQRIWMIISWDAADPEPPAAYRPFDLLRTTRLRWRQWSSQLQYDGPFRHNVVRSALTMKLLTYAPTGGMVAAPTTSLPEWIGGRRNWDYRYAWIRDAALAVRSNNLVGCRTEARDFFHFIRDTISTDNGLEVMYAIDGKRVPEEEEIHHLRGYRQSGPVRIGNGAREQLQIDSAGALVDAAHLYEHFGGTLTVRAWRKLRRIVEEMRQIWREPDHGIWEPRDGKRQNTHSKLMSWLALDRGAGIARAFGDMPLHNAWLEEARLVHADICANALDSTGKHFVAVYGEDRADATLLLLAGHGFLPEDHPLIRSTVDFVRRELATGPYLHRYRADDGVGGEEGAFVLCGFWLAETLALQGQLDDALEVFTAHIDASNHLGLLAEEINPSSGELLGNFPQAFSHLGLINAAMRLDQALRFRDEGLHSVPHLIGGTPRRIG